A portion of the Candidatus Poseidoniia archaeon genome contains these proteins:
- a CDS encoding 30S ribosomal protein S15, whose translation MARIYARRKGRSGSSALPRSEHPAWAPEPKEVEELVGKLSKEGLSTAEIGTRLRDSHGTPSVKLATGKAVAAMVRDAGLAPDIPEDLANLMRKAVRLGEHLEANTKDVHNRRALQLTESKILRLVRYYKRNSVLPDDWKYTLANAKLLVG comes from the coding sequence ATGGCACGAATCTATGCCCGACGGAAAGGCCGTTCCGGCTCCAGCGCGCTGCCCCGCAGCGAGCACCCAGCCTGGGCTCCCGAACCGAAAGAGGTCGAGGAGCTGGTAGGCAAGCTCTCGAAAGAGGGGCTTTCGACGGCCGAAATCGGCACGCGGCTACGCGATTCACACGGCACCCCCAGCGTCAAGCTGGCGACTGGCAAGGCGGTCGCGGCCATGGTGCGCGACGCCGGCCTGGCACCCGATATCCCTGAGGACCTGGCGAACCTGATGCGCAAGGCGGTGCGGCTGGGCGAACACCTTGAGGCCAATACCAAGGATGTCCACAACCGGCGGGCGCTACAGCTTACGGAGTCAAAGATACTGCGGCTGGTGCGCTACTACAAGCGCAACAGCGTGTTGCCGGACGACTGGAAATACACGCTCGCCAACGCCAAGCTGCTGGTCGGGTGA